CAGCTCGCGAGCATCCGCCAGGGAGCGCGGCAAGGCCAGCCGCTAGTCACCCCGGGCCAGCCGGAAAAGTCCCTGCTTTACCTCTGCTTGGTGACGACGGATGTCAAGAAGCGCATGCCGCTGGAGGCGGACCCCCTGCCGCCCCAGGAGATCGAGACGATCCGGCGGTGGATTGCAGCGGGGTTGCCGGAAGGGGAACGGCGGGTGGAGACGGAAGCGCCGGCCACGCCGCTGCGGGTGGTGCGCACCCTGCCGGTGTCTTTGCCGACACGGGCCAGTCCGCCGCCGACTTTGAAACTGTCCGGCACACTGCAAGTTTCCGCACCGATCGGCCCGCTGCCTCCGGTGGCCGCCGTGGCGTTTTCCGCGGATGGGCAGCTCCTGGCGACAGGCTGCTATGGGCTGGCTACCGTTTGGGACCTGGGTCGGGTCCAGCCGCTCTGGTCCTCGACCCACGTGCTGGGGATGATCCACGACGTCAAGTTTTCGCCGAACGGGCAGCTTCTGGCTGTGGCAGGGGGTCAACCGGCAGGACGGGGGGAAGTGCGGCTCTTCGACGCCCGCAGCGGCCAACTCCGCCGCACCCTCACGGGACACCGGGATGCTGTCTCGGCTATTGCTTTTTCGCCGGATGGCCGCCTGCTCGCTTCGGCCAGCTTCGACAAGACCGTCCGCCTCTGGGACGTGGAGAGCGGGCAGATGCGCCACAGTTTCAGTGGGCATTCGGACTTTGTCTATGCCGTGGCCTTCGCTCCCGATGGTCAGTGGTATGTCACCGCAAGCAAGGACCGCACGGGGCGGATCGTGGACGCCGCCACCGGCCAGGGCCGACTGACACTCAGCGGGATGAATGACGAGGTCCTGGCAGCGGCGGTGCAGCCCGGCGGGCAACTCGTGGTCACCAGCGGTCTGGAGACAGCGATCAACTGGTGGGATGCGCGAACGGCGGAGCGGAAGAACCGCACAGGCGGTCCCGGCGTAGCTGTGCACGAGCTAGCCTTCGATGGAGGTGGGAAAATCCTGGCGGCAGCGGGCGGGGATGGCACGGTGCGCCTCTACAACGGCAGCAACGGTGCTCTGCTGCGCTCCGTCCGGGTCGCGGATGCCGTCTTCGCCGTGGCCCTCGACGCCTCCGGCCAACGGGTGGCGACCGGCAGCTCGGACGGCCTGGTCCGCCTCTGGGCCACGGCGGACCTGCGCCCCTTGCTCACGCTCTGGAGCGGCCGGGACAACCTCTGGATCGCCCTCGCGCCCGAAGGATACTACGCCGCCGCCGCCCCCCTGACCGGCCGGCTCCAATGGTCCGCTGCTGGCCGAAACCTGGACGATCCCAAGCTCCTGCGCCCCTTGCTCAATCCAGAGGCCCTGAGCAAAGCCGCCCGCGGCGAGAAACTGCCGGCCCCCCAATGGTGAGAATCTGGCCCAGGGCCAACTTCCCCACGTGAACTGGGAGGATGACTTTCCCCCCCGCTTTGGGGCGAACAGCACCGAGGCGAACCAACACTCATCGGGAACCTGCCGAGATGGACCGACACCCTTCGGGAAGCAGTGGAGCGAACTGGCGGCGGACCGGAGGCGTATGCAGTCGTATAACAGTCCGCAAGCGTCGGGCTGCGGGCTAGCCGACGGCATTCGGTGCACACGGACCTTACAAGGAGTCGTTCGCAATGAAATTGTGCCTCTGCTTCCGTCTGGCAACTGGTTTGGCTGCACTTCTGGTCGCGGGCCATTTGTCCGCCCAAGAGATCGGAGCGAGCAAAGCGGCGCCTACTCAAACGAAACCTGCTGAACAAACGAAACCCGCCGAAGCGGCCACCCAACCCAAATCCAACCCCGCTTCCTCCTCCGACGTCAGCAGCTACTTCCCCCTCATTCCCAAAAGCAAGTGGGTTTACAAGGTTCAGGACCAATCCGTCGAGGTCCTGGTCGATAAAGACGAGAAGTTTAAGGATGAGAAGTGCACCAAGGT
The genomic region above belongs to Thermogemmata fonticola and contains:
- a CDS encoding WD40 domain-containing protein, whose protein sequence is MVGLLLPLAAAQGPGGSSPKVKGSSSGSDGSASKAKGSPPTSGGSAPEAKGQAAQSPTWWQDVRPILRRNCTVCHNERRREEVDISAGIALDQLASIRQGARQGQPLVTPGQPEKSLLYLCLVTTDVKKRMPLEADPLPPQEIETIRRWIAAGLPEGERRVETEAPATPLRVVRTLPVSLPTRASPPPTLKLSGTLQVSAPIGPLPPVAAVAFSADGQLLATGCYGLATVWDLGRVQPLWSSTHVLGMIHDVKFSPNGQLLAVAGGQPAGRGEVRLFDARSGQLRRTLTGHRDAVSAIAFSPDGRLLASASFDKTVRLWDVESGQMRHSFSGHSDFVYAVAFAPDGQWYVTASKDRTGRIVDAATGQGRLTLSGMNDEVLAAAVQPGGQLVVTSGLETAINWWDARTAERKNRTGGPGVAVHELAFDGGGKILAAAGGDGTVRLYNGSNGALLRSVRVADAVFAVALDASGQRVATGSSDGLVRLWATADLRPLLTLWSGRDNLWIALAPEGYYAAAAPLTGRLQWSAAGRNLDDPKLLRPLLNPEALSKAARGEKLPAPQW